The genome window GCCGATGACGAGCCGGCCCAGGCCGGGGATGGCGAAGACCTGCTCGATCACCACCACGCCGCTGAGCAGATAGCCGGTCTGCACGCCGATCACGGTGATGACCGGGATCATGGCGTTGCGCAGGGCGTGCTTGTAGAGCACCGAGCGCTGACGCAGGCCCTTAGCCTTGGCGGTGCGGACGTAGTCGAGGCTCAAGACCTCGAGCAGGCTCGAGCGCAGAATGCGCGTCAGACCGGCGATCATCGGCAGGGACACGGCAAAGACCGGCAGGGCCAGCCGGGCGAGGTTGCCTACGGGGTCCGCCGTAAAGGCCACGTAGCCCAGCACCGGCCAAGCGGGAAAGTGCAGCGAGAAGACGTAGAGGAGCAGGACGCCCACCCAGAAGGACGGCAGGGTAAGCCCCAGGATCGAGACGATGCGCACCAAGTCGTCGGCCCGGCCGCCCCGCGCCTGCGCCGCCAAGATGCCCAGCGGAAACGAGCAGACAATGCTGAACAGGAGCGCGAAAAAGGTGATCTGGAGGGTGATCGGCAATCTGCCCACAATCTCCTGGCCGACCGGCCGGCCCGTCCACACGCTCCGGCCCAGGTCGCCTCGCAGAACCCCGCCCATCCACTCGAGGTACTGCTGGTGCAGGGGCAGGTGCAGGCCGAGCCCGCGGCGCAGGGCCTCGACGCGCTCGGGGGTGATGTCCACGTTGGCCCCGAGCATGATCTGCACGGCGTCGCCGGGGATGAGGCGCAGCATCAAAAAGACCAGCAGCGAGACGCAGAAGAGCACGAAGACGAGGTCGAGAAGTCTGCGGACGGTGTAGCTGACCATGGCTCAGGGTGGGGCTCAGGGTGGGGCTTTGCGAGCTTCAAAGCGCGCAGAGCCCCACCGGTCCTTCTACTCGAGCGTGACGTTGCGAAGGTGGCGGAGGCCGCGGGTGGGAAGCTGCTCGAAGCCCAAGACGCCCTCGCGGTGGGCGCTGAAGAGGGTGGCGTAAGCCACGTGGACGATGGGCCCTTCGCAGGCGAGCTTACGCTGGAGCTCGGCGTAGACCTGGTAGCGCGCCTCCTCTTCAGTGGTGGTGCGGCCTTCGTCCAGGAGCCTGTCCACCTCGGGGTCGCTGTAGAGGTAGACGTTGGTCGAGCCGCCCGTGTAGAAGGTGCGGTGCAGGTAGCCGTCGGGGTCGGTGCTGCCGCCGTTAAGGCTCACAAAGGCGTCGAAGTTGGAATTGCGCCAGTCCTGCACGAACTGGCCGAACTCCTCGATGTTTACGGTGGCGTCGATGCCCACGTCCCGCAGTTGCGCCTGGACCACCTGGGCTAAGTCCGAGACCACCCGGATGGTGCCGAAGCCGAGGATCTCGAGCTCGAAGCCGTTCTCATAGCCGGCCTCGGCGAGGAGCGCTCTGGCCGCCTCGGGGTCGGGGGTGTAGCAGTCGAACTCCTCGGTGCTCAGCGCCCAGTCGCCGAGGCCGGGGCTCAGGGGGCCGCCGGGCACGGCGTTGCCGAAGTAGACGGCCTCCACGATTTCCTCGCGGTCGATAGCCAGGTTGATGGCTCGGCGCACGCGCGCGTCGTCCAGGGGCGGCCGCGTGACGTTGAGGCCCAGGAGGCTGTAGCCGAGGTCCTGGCTGGCGAGCAGGGTGACGCCCTGGGCGCCACGCAAGGTCTCGGCGGTGGCCGGGTCGACGTCCGGCAGCAGGTGGTAGGAGCCGCTGCGCAGGCCGGCGGCGCGGGTCGAGGCCTCGGGGACGATGTTGTAGCGGATGGCCGCCACGCCGGGCTCGCCCTCGCGGTAGTAGTCGGGGTTGGCCTCGAGCAGCAAATAGACGTCGGGCACCCATTCGCGCAGGACGAAGGGCCCCGTGCCGACGGCGACCTGCTGAAGGCCCTCGTTCTCCTCGACGACCTCGCGGGGCACCACGCTCAAGCTGAGCAGGTTGGCGAGAAAGGGCGCGAAGGGTTCAGCCAGGGTGAAGACGACCGTCGCCTCGTCTTGTGCGGTGACCTCGGCGACGGTGTCGAAGCGGCTAGCGAGCGGCGAGCCGGTCGCTTCGGCCATGATGCGCTCAAAGGAGTAGACGACATCCTCGCTGGTCATCGCCCGGCCGTTGTGGAAGAGCACGCCCTCCCTCAGGGTGAAGGTGTAGCTGAGGCCGTCGTCGGCGACCTCCCAGGACTCGGCCAGGGCGGGCTCGAGCTGCAAGTCGGCATTGAGCTCCAAGAGGCCGTCGTAGATCTGGCCGATCACCGCGAAGGTCGAAAAGGCCGTCGCCACGTGCGGGTCGAGCCCCACGGGGGACTGGTCGACGGCGATTTCCAGGGTGCCGGACTGGGC of Deinococcota bacterium contains these proteins:
- a CDS encoding ABC transporter permease, yielding MVSYTVRRLLDLVFVLFCVSLLVFLMLRLIPGDAVQIMLGANVDITPERVEALRRGLGLHLPLHQQYLEWMGGVLRGDLGRSVWTGRPVGQEIVGRLPITLQITFFALLFSIVCSFPLGILAAQARGGRADDLVRIVSILGLTLPSFWVGVLLLYVFSLHFPAWPVLGYVAFTADPVGNLARLALPVFAVSLPMIAGLTRILRSSLLEVLSLDYVRTAKAKGLRQRSVLYKHALRNAMIPVITVIGVQTGYLLSGVVVIEQVFAIPGLGRLVIGAINERNYPLVQGVILVVTAIFVLINLLIDLAYAFIDPRVEYT
- a CDS encoding ABC transporter substrate-binding protein; translated protein: MRSYRGVLSTVVLALGLTFAQSGTLEIAVDQSPVGLDPHVATAFSTFAVIGQIYDGLLELNADLQLEPALAESWEVADDGLSYTFTLREGVLFHNGRAMTSEDVVYSFERIMAEATGSPLASRFDTVAEVTAQDEATVVFTLAEPFAPFLANLLSLSVVPREVVEENEGLQQVAVGTGPFVLREWVPDVYLLLEANPDYYREGEPGVAAIRYNIVPEASTRAAGLRSGSYHLLPDVDPATAETLRGAQGVTLLASQDLGYSLLGLNVTRPPLDDARVRRAINLAIDREEIVEAVYFGNAVPGGPLSPGLGDWALSTEEFDCYTPDPEAARALLAEAGYENGFELEILGFGTIRVVSDLAQVVQAQLRDVGIDATVNIEEFGQFVQDWRNSNFDAFVSLNGGSTDPDGYLHRTFYTGGSTNVYLYSDPEVDRLLDEGRTTTEEEARYQVYAELQRKLACEGPIVHVAYATLFSAHREGVLGFEQLPTRGLRHLRNVTLE